In one window of Brenneria goodwinii DNA:
- the frdA gene encoding fumarate reductase (quinol) flavoprotein subunit, with protein sequence MQTFNADLAIIGAGGAGLRAAIAAAEANPQLKIALISKVYPMRSHTVAAEGGSAAVTQDHDSFDYHFNDTVSGGDWLCEQDVVDNFVHHCPEEMIQLEQWGCPWSRKPDGSVNVRRFGGMKIERTWFAADKTGFHMLHTLFQTSLKYPQIQRFDEHFVLDVLVDDGHARGVVAINMMEGELVQIRANAVIIATGGAGRVYRYNTNGGIVTGDGMAMAFRHGVPLRDMEFVQYHPTGLPGSGILMTEGCRGEGGIMVNKDGYRYLQDYGMGPETPLGQPKNKYMELGPRDKVSQAFWHEWRAGRTISTPLGDVVYLDLRHLGEKKLKERLPFICELAKAYVGVDPVKEPIPIRPTAHYTMGGIETNQTCETRIKGLFAVGECSSVGLHGANRLGSNSLAELVVFGRIAGEHAVQRSQEAAPANGSALDAQTRDIEQSLHGLMKQEGTENWSKIRDELGLSMEEGCGIYRTTDLMQKTVDKITELKERFKRVKITDHSSVFNTDLLYTIELGHSLDVAECMAHSAINRKESRGAHQRLDEGCTERDDVNYLKHTLAFYNPEGGPRLDYSDVKITKLPPAKRVYGAEGDDQDKSKKEQANG encoded by the coding sequence GTGCAAACCTTTAATGCCGATTTGGCCATTATCGGGGCCGGGGGCGCTGGCTTACGAGCGGCAATTGCTGCTGCTGAAGCAAATCCCCAACTGAAAATTGCGCTGATCTCGAAAGTCTACCCAATGCGTAGCCACACCGTGGCGGCAGAAGGCGGATCAGCAGCGGTAACTCAGGACCACGATAGCTTTGATTACCATTTCAACGACACCGTTTCCGGTGGCGACTGGCTGTGTGAACAAGATGTTGTTGATAACTTCGTTCATCACTGTCCTGAAGAAATGATCCAGTTGGAACAATGGGGCTGCCCGTGGAGCCGTAAGCCAGATGGTTCTGTTAACGTTCGCCGTTTCGGCGGAATGAAAATAGAACGGACCTGGTTTGCTGCTGATAAAACCGGCTTCCATATGCTGCACACTCTGTTCCAGACTTCCCTCAAATACCCACAAATCCAACGTTTTGACGAACATTTTGTTCTGGATGTTCTGGTCGATGACGGTCATGCCCGCGGTGTCGTCGCCATCAATATGATGGAAGGCGAACTGGTGCAGATCCGGGCGAATGCGGTGATTATCGCCACTGGCGGCGCCGGTCGCGTCTACCGTTATAACACCAACGGCGGCATTGTTACCGGCGACGGTATGGCCATGGCGTTCCGCCACGGCGTGCCGTTGCGCGATATGGAATTCGTACAGTATCACCCAACCGGCCTGCCGGGTTCCGGTATCCTGATGACCGAAGGTTGCCGTGGCGAAGGCGGCATCATGGTCAACAAGGATGGCTACCGTTATCTGCAGGACTACGGTATGGGACCGGAAACCCCGCTGGGTCAGCCCAAGAATAAATATATGGAGCTGGGTCCGCGCGACAAAGTCTCGCAGGCTTTCTGGCATGAATGGCGTGCCGGCCGCACCATTTCCACCCCGCTGGGCGATGTGGTCTACCTCGATCTGCGCCACCTCGGCGAGAAAAAGCTTAAAGAACGTCTGCCGTTCATCTGCGAACTGGCAAAAGCCTATGTTGGCGTCGACCCGGTTAAAGAGCCGATCCCGATTCGCCCTACTGCGCACTACACCATGGGCGGTATCGAAACCAACCAAACCTGCGAAACCCGCATCAAAGGTCTGTTTGCGGTCGGCGAATGTTCGTCCGTCGGTCTGCATGGCGCTAACCGTCTGGGTTCCAACTCTCTGGCTGAGTTGGTGGTATTTGGTCGTATCGCGGGTGAACATGCCGTTCAACGTTCCCAGGAAGCGGCGCCGGCCAACGGCAGCGCGCTGGATGCGCAAACCCGGGATATCGAACAGAGCCTGCATGGTCTGATGAAACAAGAAGGGACTGAAAACTGGTCGAAAATCCGCGATGAGCTGGGCTTATCAATGGAAGAAGGCTGCGGTATTTACCGTACCACGGACCTGATGCAAAAAACCGTTGATAAAATCACCGAGCTGAAAGAGCGCTTCAAACGGGTAAAAATCACCGACCATTCCAGCGTGTTCAATACCGATCTGCTCTACACCATCGAATTGGGCCACAGCCTGGATGTTGCGGAATGTATGGCGCATTCGGCCATCAACCGTAAAGAATCCCGCGGTGCTCACCAACGTCTGGATGAAGGATGCACCGAGCGTGACGACGTTAATTACCTGAAGCATACGCTGGCTTTTTATAACCCTGAAGGTGGCCCACGTCTGGATTACAGCGATGTGAAAATCACCAAACTGCCCCCAGCTAAACGTGTCTATGGCGCCGAAGGGGACGATCAGGATAAAAGCAAGAAGGAGCAGGCGAATGGCTGA
- the epmA gene encoding elongation factor P--(R)-beta-lysine ligase — protein sequence MSETASWEPSASVATLLKRASIVSAIRRFFTDRGVLEVETPAMSRATVTDVYMCPFQTRFVGPGASDGMTLYLMTSPEYHMKRLLAAGSGPIFQLCRSFRNEESGRYHNPEFTMLEWYRPHYDMYRLMNEVDDLLQQVLECESAEMLSYQQAFLRHLDTDPLTADRAQLREVAEKLGLGDIAHREEDRDALVQMLFTFGVEPNIGGDKPAFVYHFPATQASLAEISTEDHRVAERFEVYFKGIELANGFRELTDSDEQRQRFEQDNRKRAALGLTQQPIDENLLAALTHGLPECSGVALGVDRLIMLALGAEKLSDVIAFSVERS from the coding sequence ATGAGCGAAACGGCAAGCTGGGAACCCAGCGCCTCTGTCGCTACTTTGTTAAAGCGCGCGTCGATAGTCTCCGCTATCCGGCGTTTTTTCACCGATCGCGGGGTACTGGAGGTTGAAACGCCCGCGATGAGCCGGGCTACGGTAACGGACGTCTATATGTGCCCGTTTCAGACCCGCTTTGTCGGGCCGGGGGCTTCGGATGGGATGACGCTGTATCTGATGACCAGCCCGGAATACCACATGAAACGCCTGCTGGCCGCGGGCAGCGGTCCTATTTTTCAGCTATGCCGCAGCTTCCGCAATGAAGAATCCGGCCGATACCATAACCCGGAATTTACCATGCTGGAATGGTATCGCCCGCACTATGATATGTATCGCCTGATGAATGAAGTCGATGATTTATTGCAGCAGGTGCTGGAGTGTGAAAGCGCGGAAATGCTCTCGTATCAGCAGGCTTTCTTACGTCATCTGGACACCGATCCTCTCACGGCGGATAGAGCCCAACTGCGTGAAGTTGCCGAGAAGCTAGGCCTGGGCGACATCGCCCACCGTGAAGAAGACCGCGATGCATTAGTACAGATGCTGTTTACTTTTGGCGTCGAGCCGAATATCGGCGGCGATAAGCCGGCGTTTGTTTACCATTTCCCGGCGACGCAGGCTTCACTGGCTGAAATCAGTACCGAGGACCATCGGGTCGCCGAGCGCTTTGAAGTCTATTTCAAAGGCATCGAACTGGCGAATGGCTTCCGTGAATTAACCGATAGCGATGAGCAGCGTCAGCGTTTTGAACAGGACAACCGCAAGCGCGCCGCCCTGGGACTGACTCAGCAACCTATCGATGAGAATCTGCTGGCCGCGTTAACGCATGGATTGCCAGAGTGTTCAGGGGTGGCATTGGGCGTCGATCGCCTGATTATGCTGGCGCTGGGCGCGGAAAAACTGAGCGACGTGATCGCTTTCTCCGTTGAACGTTCCTGA
- the mscM gene encoding miniconductance mechanosensitive channel MscM, translated as MRLIAIFLLGCLLSTASLAAPLPNEAQLRQQLQLAEANKGAADQASIVEELQLALNALQERNESLERAAQYQRVIDDFPKLIQELRRQITAEDEKPSTIAENQSVNDLEQQTLQISSQLLEQARQLQQEQDRLREVGDSLGQLPQQQTEASRSLSDIERRIQLMGTPSSPLGQAQLTALQAEAALRKSRVDELELAQLSASSRQELSRLRAELYKKRHDNLDIQLQNFRSKINNLRQREAEQALEKTELLVEQSGELPSVISEQLKINRELSVSLNQQAQRMDLIASQQRQATTQTLQVRQALSTIREQAQWLGVSPVLGETLRAQIARLPEMPKPQKLDSDMAQLRVQRLHFEDLINKPHDVDQAKQDDGTPLTGTQQRILNDQLRTQRNLLTSLISGCDTQILELTKLKVANSQLEDALNDTREAAHRYLFWVADVDPITFSYPLKLVQDLTRLLSLDTLTQLGSAMVMMVTSRETVIPLLGALLLVGFSISSRRHYHAFLERASSRVGKVTLDHFMLTLRTVFWSILAALPLPVLWAAWGYGLQNAWPYPMAVAIGDSVTATVPLMWVVMISASFSHPQGLFIAHFRWSPERVARAMRYYRLSIAFIVPLIMALITFDKLNDREFSSSLGRLCFILLCMALSLVTTGLKRSGIPLYLDKEGSGENPVNRAMWNILICVPMIAALASCIGYLATAKALLVRLETSVAIWFFLLVIYYIIRRWMLIQRRRIAFDRAKHRRSEILAQRARGEDDSPSATSYESSLEAVEEPVVDLDAISAKSLQLVRSILTLIALVSVIVLWSEIHSAFAFMENISLWDVTNTVRGVESVQSITLGSVLIAVLIFVITAQLVRNLPALLELALLQHLDLSPGSGYAITTISKYILMLIGCMMGFSLIGIEWSKLQWLVAALGVGLGFGLQEIFANFISGLIILFEKPIRIGDTVTIRDLTGSIMRINTRATTISDWDRKEIIVPNKAFITEQFINWSLSDSVTRVVLTIPAPADADSKEVTDLLMDAVSRCSLILDNPAPEAFLVDLQQGVQIFELRIFAAEMGHRMPLRHELHQLILENYRKHNLIMPYPPFQVRMESLSRKGRTLSSASNRTSGGV; from the coding sequence GTGCGTCTGATTGCGATTTTTCTGCTGGGATGTCTGTTATCAACCGCCTCATTGGCCGCTCCGCTGCCCAATGAGGCACAGTTACGCCAGCAATTGCAGCTAGCAGAAGCGAACAAAGGCGCCGCCGATCAGGCTTCGATTGTCGAAGAACTTCAGCTCGCGCTGAATGCTCTGCAGGAGCGTAATGAATCCCTTGAGCGTGCGGCGCAATACCAGCGCGTCATTGATGATTTTCCCAAGCTCATACAGGAACTGCGCCGGCAGATAACGGCGGAAGACGAGAAACCGTCAACCATTGCGGAAAACCAGTCCGTTAACGATCTTGAGCAGCAAACCTTGCAGATCAGCAGCCAGCTTCTGGAGCAGGCCCGCCAACTCCAGCAAGAACAGGATCGATTGCGGGAGGTCGGCGATTCGCTGGGGCAGTTGCCTCAACAGCAAACCGAAGCCAGCCGCTCGCTCAGCGATATAGAACGCCGCATTCAGCTGATGGGTACGCCCTCCTCTCCGCTGGGCCAGGCCCAACTCACTGCCTTGCAGGCGGAAGCGGCGCTGCGTAAGAGCCGGGTTGATGAGCTGGAACTGGCGCAATTATCCGCCAGCAGCCGTCAGGAGTTATCCCGTTTACGCGCCGAGCTGTATAAAAAGCGTCACGATAACCTGGACATCCAGCTACAGAATTTTCGAAGCAAAATCAATAATCTGCGCCAAAGAGAAGCCGAGCAGGCGCTTGAGAAAACGGAACTGCTGGTAGAGCAAAGCGGTGAGTTGCCTTCCGTCATCAGCGAGCAATTGAAAATCAACCGTGAATTGTCTGTTTCCCTGAACCAGCAGGCCCAGCGTATGGATCTGATCGCGTCTCAGCAGCGTCAGGCTACGACGCAGACTCTCCAGGTGCGCCAGGCGCTGAGCACTATCCGCGAACAGGCTCAGTGGCTCGGCGTGTCGCCAGTGTTGGGGGAAACGTTACGCGCCCAGATCGCCCGTCTGCCGGAAATGCCCAAACCGCAAAAGCTGGACAGCGACATGGCGCAACTGCGCGTACAACGTCTGCATTTTGAGGATTTGATTAACAAGCCCCACGACGTTGACCAGGCAAAACAGGACGACGGCACGCCGCTAACCGGCACCCAGCAACGCATCCTGAACGATCAGTTGCGCACCCAGCGTAATCTGCTGACGTCGTTGATTTCCGGCTGTGATACGCAAATTCTCGAATTAACCAAACTCAAGGTCGCCAACAGTCAGTTGGAAGATGCGTTAAACGACACCCGGGAAGCGGCGCACCGTTATCTTTTCTGGGTTGCCGATGTTGACCCGATTACGTTTTCCTACCCGCTGAAGCTGGTGCAGGATCTCACCCGCTTGCTGTCGCTGGATACCCTGACCCAACTCGGCAGCGCCATGGTGATGATGGTCACCAGCCGCGAAACCGTGATCCCGCTGCTGGGCGCGCTGCTGCTGGTAGGGTTCAGTATCAGTTCCCGTCGTCATTACCATGCGTTTCTGGAGCGCGCCAGCAGCCGGGTGGGTAAAGTGACGCTCGACCATTTTATGCTGACGTTGCGCACCGTATTCTGGTCAATTCTGGCCGCCCTGCCGCTACCGGTGCTCTGGGCCGCCTGGGGTTATGGGTTGCAAAATGCCTGGCCTTATCCGATGGCCGTGGCTATCGGCGACAGCGTAACCGCCACCGTGCCATTAATGTGGGTGGTGATGATCAGCGCATCATTCTCTCATCCGCAGGGGCTGTTTATCGCCCACTTCCGTTGGTCGCCTGAACGGGTGGCCCGCGCCATGCGCTATTATCGCCTGTCGATCGCCTTTATCGTGCCGTTAATTATGGCCCTGATCACCTTTGATAAACTGAACGATCGTGAGTTCTCCAGTTCGCTGGGACGCCTGTGTTTCATCTTACTTTGCATGGCGCTGAGTCTGGTCACCACCGGGTTGAAACGGTCGGGTATTCCGCTTTATCTGGATAAAGAAGGTTCGGGGGAAAACCCGGTTAACCGGGCGATGTGGAATATCTTGATTTGCGTCCCGATGATCGCCGCGCTGGCGTCCTGTATTGGCTATCTGGCGACGGCCAAGGCCTTGCTGGTGCGTCTGGAAACCTCGGTTGCCATCTGGTTCTTCCTGTTGGTGATTTATTATATTATTCGCCGCTGGATGCTCATTCAGCGCAGGCGCATCGCTTTCGATCGCGCCAAACATCGTCGTTCTGAAATTCTGGCGCAACGCGCCCGTGGAGAGGATGACTCGCCATCCGCCACATCTTATGAAAGCAGCTTGGAAGCGGTTGAAGAACCGGTCGTGGATCTGGACGCCATCAGCGCCAAATCATTGCAGTTGGTCCGTTCAATACTGACGCTGATCGCGTTGGTTTCGGTGATTGTGCTGTGGTCCGAAATTCATTCCGCGTTTGCTTTCATGGAAAACATCAGCCTGTGGGATGTGACCAATACGGTAAGAGGCGTGGAGAGCGTTCAATCCATTACGCTGGGCTCCGTCCTGATTGCCGTGCTTATTTTCGTCATTACCGCGCAACTGGTGCGCAACCTGCCCGCGTTGCTTGAACTGGCGCTGTTGCAGCATTTGGATCTCTCCCCTGGCAGCGGTTACGCCATCACCACCATCAGCAAATATATTTTGATGTTGATTGGCTGCATGATGGGATTCTCGCTCATCGGCATTGAGTGGTCCAAACTGCAGTGGCTGGTTGCCGCGTTGGGTGTCGGGCTGGGCTTCGGCTTACAGGAAATTTTTGCCAACTTTATTTCCGGGCTGATAATTCTGTTCGAAAAACCGATTCGTATCGGCGATACCGTGACTATCCGCGATCTCACCGGCAGCATCATGCGCATTAATACCCGGGCGACCACCATATCCGACTGGGACCGCAAAGAGATCATCGTGCCGAATAAAGCCTTTATTACCGAGCAGTTTATCAACTGGTCGCTATCCGACTCGGTAACGCGCGTGGTGTTAACCATACCGGCCCCCGCGGATGCCGACAGCAAAGAGGTCACGGATTTGCTCATGGATGCGGTCAGCCGCTGTTCGCTGATCCTGGATAACCCCGCGCCAGAAGCCTTTCTGGTCGATTTGCAGCAGGGCGTGCAAATTTTTGAACTGCGTATCTTCGCGGCGGAAATGGGACACCGCATGCCGTTACGCCACGAGCTTCATCAATTGATTCTGGAAAATTACCGTAAACACAATTTGATTATGCCGTATCCCCCGTTCCAGGTGCGGATGGAAAGCCTATCGCGTAAGGGAAGAACGCTGTCGTCGGCCAGCAACCGAACCTCCGGCGGCGTATAG
- the asd gene encoding archaetidylserine decarboxylase (Phosphatidylserine decarboxylase is synthesized as a single chain precursor. Generation of the pyruvoyl active site from a Ser is coupled to cleavage of a Gly-Ser bond between the larger (beta) and smaller (alpha chains). It is an integral membrane protein.) — MLDNIKIKLQYWLPKIWLTRLAGWGADKPAGKLTKLVIDLFVRYYKVNMQEAQQPDTAAYRTFNEFFVRPLRSDARPIDSHANRLALPADGVLSQFGAITDGKLLQAKNHHYSLEALLAGNYVMAELFRGGMFATTYLSPRDYHRVHMPCDGVLREMIYVPGDLFSVNLLTAANVPNLFARNERVICLFDTAFGPLAQILVGATIVGSIETVWAGIVTPPREGIIKRWTYPHAEEEGAIALTKGQEMGRFKLGSTVINLFSADQVRFTDNLNCLGVTRMGEPFAESLDEEQADEAPQQSAANDTSGQPQPAEIKAVDVGATDNPG, encoded by the coding sequence GTGTTGGATAATATCAAAATCAAACTACAGTATTGGCTTCCCAAAATCTGGCTGACCCGCTTGGCTGGCTGGGGAGCCGATAAACCGGCAGGTAAACTCACCAAGCTGGTCATCGATCTGTTTGTTCGTTATTACAAGGTCAATATGCAGGAAGCGCAGCAGCCTGATACCGCCGCTTACCGCACCTTCAACGAATTTTTTGTTCGACCGCTGCGATCCGACGCCCGCCCTATCGACTCTCACGCAAATCGTCTGGCGCTGCCTGCCGACGGCGTATTATCGCAGTTTGGCGCCATCACCGACGGCAAACTGCTTCAGGCTAAAAACCATCATTACTCCCTGGAGGCGCTGCTGGCGGGAAACTATGTCATGGCGGAGCTGTTCCGCGGCGGCATGTTCGCCACCACCTATTTATCGCCGCGCGATTATCACCGCGTCCATATGCCGTGCGACGGCGTGCTACGGGAAATGATTTATGTTCCGGGGGATTTATTCTCCGTGAACCTGCTGACGGCGGCAAACGTACCGAATCTTTTCGCCCGCAACGAGCGCGTGATTTGCCTGTTCGATACCGCATTCGGCCCGCTGGCGCAGATTTTGGTTGGCGCGACCATTGTCGGGAGTATCGAGACCGTCTGGGCGGGGATCGTCACGCCGCCGCGGGAAGGCATTATTAAACGCTGGACCTACCCTCACGCCGAAGAGGAAGGCGCGATTGCGCTGACGAAAGGCCAGGAGATGGGACGCTTTAAGCTGGGATCCACCGTGATCAACCTGTTCTCCGCGGATCAGGTTAGATTTACCGACAACCTTAATTGCCTTGGCGTTACTCGTATGGGTGAACCTTTCGCCGAGTCGCTGGATGAAGAGCAAGCGGACGAGGCGCCACAGCAGAGCGCGGCTAACGATACTTCCGGACAGCCTCAACCGGCAGAGATCAAAGCGGTCGATGTCGGCGCGACGGACAATCCGGGTTGA
- the rsgA gene encoding small ribosomal subunit biogenesis GTPase RsgA, translated as MSKKKLSKGQQRRVSANHQRRLKHADKKSKVEWEDSQLGDAQEGIIISRFGMHADVESADGALHRCNIRRTIKSLVTGDRVVWRAGNEALAGISGIVEAVHPRHSVLTRPDFYDGVKTIAANIDQIVIVSAILPELSLNIIDRYLVACETLEVEPLIVLNKIDLLDEEARQFVDGLMNIYRALNYPVIMVSSHTQQGIAELEQALTGRISIFAGQSGVGKSSLLNALLALGDEGILVNEVSDNSGLGQHTTTAARLYHFPHGGDVIDSPGVREFGLWHLEPEQVTRGFVEFREYMGSCKFRDCSHDNDPGCAIRAAVERGEIAEARFDNYHRILESMAQVKTRKTFSDTDN; from the coding sequence GTGAGCAAAAAGAAACTGTCAAAAGGTCAACAACGTCGGGTTAGCGCCAATCATCAGCGTCGTCTCAAGCATGCGGATAAAAAAAGTAAAGTCGAATGGGAGGATAGCCAACTGGGCGACGCCCAAGAGGGCATTATTATCAGCAGGTTTGGCATGCACGCAGATGTGGAATCCGCCGATGGCGCCCTGCATCGCTGTAACATTCGCCGCACCATTAAGTCTCTGGTTACCGGCGACCGCGTTGTCTGGCGGGCCGGCAACGAAGCCCTGGCGGGTATCAGCGGCATCGTTGAAGCGGTCCACCCGCGCCATTCGGTGCTGACTCGTCCTGACTTTTATGACGGAGTGAAAACGATCGCCGCCAATATCGATCAGATCGTCATTGTTTCGGCCATCCTCCCTGAACTATCACTTAATATTATCGATCGCTATTTGGTTGCCTGCGAAACACTGGAGGTTGAACCGCTGATCGTCCTTAACAAAATCGATCTACTGGATGAAGAAGCCCGTCAGTTTGTTGATGGCCTGATGAATATCTACCGCGCGCTCAACTATCCGGTGATTATGGTCTCAAGCCATACGCAGCAGGGTATCGCCGAACTGGAACAGGCGCTGACCGGACGCATCAGTATCTTTGCCGGGCAATCAGGGGTGGGTAAATCCAGCCTGCTCAATGCGCTGTTGGCGCTGGGGGACGAAGGCATCCTGGTCAATGAGGTCTCGGACAATTCAGGGCTGGGGCAACATACCACCACGGCCGCCCGGCTTTATCATTTCCCTCATGGCGGCGATGTGATTGATTCGCCGGGAGTTCGCGAATTCGGGCTCTGGCATCTGGAGCCGGAACAGGTTACCCGCGGCTTTGTTGAATTCCGTGAATATATGGGCAGTTGTAAATTCCGGGACTGTAGTCATGACAACGATCCGGGCTGCGCCATCCGCGCGGCGGTTGAGCGTGGCGAGATTGCCGAAGCGCGTTTTGATAACTATCACCGGATACTGGAAAGCATGGCTCAGGTAAAAACGCGTAAAACCTTTTCCGATACGGATAACTGA
- the orn gene encoding oligoribonuclease: MVDENNLIWIDLEMTGLDPERDRIIEIATLVTDANLNVLAEGPVLAVHQPDSQLALMDEWNVRTHGASGLIDRVKASKIDERAAELETLAFLKEWVPAGKSPICGNSIGQDRRFLFRYMPELEAYFHYRYLDVSTLKELARRWKPEILAGFKKQGTHQAMDDIRESLAELAYYREHFIQL; the protein is encoded by the coding sequence ATGGTAGACGAAAATAACCTAATCTGGATCGATCTTGAAATGACGGGATTGGATCCTGAACGGGACCGTATTATTGAAATTGCCACACTTGTAACCGATGCCAATTTAAATGTATTGGCCGAAGGGCCGGTTTTGGCGGTCCATCAACCGGATAGCCAACTGGCATTGATGGATGAATGGAATGTTCGTACCCACGGCGCCAGCGGATTGATTGACCGGGTGAAAGCCAGCAAGATTGATGAACGCGCGGCGGAGCTGGAAACTTTAGCGTTCCTGAAAGAGTGGGTGCCTGCCGGCAAGTCGCCTATTTGCGGCAACAGCATCGGCCAGGATCGCCGTTTTCTGTTCCGCTATATGCCGGAACTGGAAGCCTACTTCCATTACCGTTATCTGGATGTTAGTACGCTGAAAGAATTGGCGCGTCGCTGGAAGCCGGAGATTCTGGCTGGTTTTAAAAAACAGGGCACGCACCAGGCCATGGATGATATCCGTGAATCGCTGGCGGAGCTGGCTTATTACCGCGAGCACTTTATCCAGCTTTAG
- a CDS encoding helix-turn-helix domain-containing protein translates to MASIYSDEYQRVIKALREARIAKGVTQESLAQALDRPQSFIAKVENGERRLDIVEFVHLARLLSIDPISIIGKIPAKHKPLSAK, encoded by the coding sequence ATGGCTTCCATTTACTCCGATGAATATCAACGCGTTATCAAGGCGCTACGCGAGGCGCGCATAGCGAAAGGGGTCACGCAGGAAAGTCTGGCTCAGGCGCTGGATCGCCCTCAGTCGTTTATCGCCAAGGTCGAAAACGGAGAGCGCCGGTTAGACATCGTCGAATTTGTCCACCTTGCCCGTTTGCTCTCGATCGATCCCATCAGCATCATTGGCAAGATCCCGGCGAAACATAAGCCGCTTAGCGCAAAATAA
- a CDS encoding helix-turn-helix domain-containing protein, with protein sequence MASIYSEEYQSVIKTLREARIRKGISQQSLAESLGRPQSFIAKVESGERRLDVVEFACIAHLLSIDTATVLEKIMNKKQLSRHKP encoded by the coding sequence ATGGCGTCAATTTATTCAGAAGAATATCAAAGCGTTATAAAAACGCTTCGGGAAGCCAGAATCAGGAAAGGCATCAGCCAGCAAAGTCTGGCCGAATCGTTAGGCCGACCGCAGTCGTTTATCGCCAAAGTCGAAAGTGGTGAGCGCCGGCTGGATGTTGTGGAATTTGCCTGTATCGCACACCTGCTATCCATCGATACCGCCACAGTTTTAGAGAAAATAATGAATAAAAAACAGTTAAGTAGACATAAGCCCTGA
- a CDS encoding helix-turn-helix domain-containing protein, with translation MNKNDWHPADIIASLRKQGTTLAAVSREAGLASSTLANALTRHWPKGERLIADALKKQPEEIWPSRYQDIGRGQGGEGERD, from the coding sequence ATGAATAAAAATGACTGGCATCCTGCTGATATCATTGCATCTTTGAGAAAGCAGGGAACAACTCTGGCTGCGGTTTCCAGAGAGGCGGGACTGGCCTCGTCCACGCTGGCGAATGCGTTGACGCGACACTGGCCGAAGGGTGAGCGCTTAATTGCTGATGCACTGAAAAAACAGCCGGAAGAGATCTGGCCTTCACGCTATCAGGATATCGGGCGCGGGCAGGGCGGAGAAGGGGAGAGGGATTGA
- a CDS encoding helix-turn-helix domain-containing protein, whose translation MLPARLKAARLRAQMTQEKLGVLAGIEEATARSRVSQYESGTHRPTFETMCAFARVLNVPESYFYTLDDDFADIILKLYDGEVVQWTKG comes from the coding sequence ATGTTACCTGCTCGCCTTAAAGCTGCCCGCCTGCGTGCCCAAATGACGCAGGAAAAATTGGGGGTACTCGCTGGGATTGAAGAAGCCACCGCGCGGTCGCGTGTCTCCCAGTATGAAAGCGGCACACATCGCCCGACATTTGAGACGATGTGCGCCTTTGCCCGCGTTCTTAACGTCCCCGAAAGCTATTTTTATACCCTTGACGACGACTTTGCAGACATCATCCTGAAACTATATGACGGTGAAGTCGTTCAGTGGACAAAGGGATAA
- a CDS encoding helix-turn-helix domain-containing protein, with amino-acid sequence MLPGRLKSARLNAHLTQEKLGTLAGIEEETARSRVSQYENGIHRPTFEMMCAFAKVLHVPEGYFYTLDDKFAAMLLDLYRQYKAHSL; translated from the coding sequence ATGCTTCCCGGACGTCTTAAATCCGCACGGTTAAACGCGCATCTTACTCAGGAAAAACTGGGTACGCTGGCAGGTATTGAAGAGGAAACCGCGCGGTCACGCGTCTCGCAGTATGAAAATGGGATACATCGCCCGACATTCGAAATGATGTGCGCCTTTGCGAAGGTGCTACATGTGCCGGAGGGTTATTTCTACACCCTTGATGATAAATTTGCGGCCATGCTGCTCGACCTTTATCGCCAATATAAAGCGCATTCCCTCTGA
- a CDS encoding helix-turn-helix domain-containing protein — protein sequence MDGNDWHPADIIAGLRKRGTTLAAISREAGLASSTLANALTRHWPKGERLIAEALNKRPEEIWPSRYQGISRGQDWEGEQD from the coding sequence ATGGATGGTAATGACTGGCATCCGGCGGATATTATCGCTGGTTTGAGAAAACGTGGCACAACGCTGGCGGCGATCTCCAGAGAGGCGGGATTAGCGTCATCTACATTGGCAAATGCGCTGACGCGACACTGGCCGAAGGGCGAGCGCTTAATTGCCGAAGCGTTGAACAAACGGCCGGAAGAGATCTGGCCTTCCCGCTATCAGGGCATCAGCCGTGGTCAGGATTGGGAAGGGGAGCAGGATTGA